The following proteins are co-located in the Hevea brasiliensis isolate MT/VB/25A 57/8 chromosome 11, ASM3005281v1, whole genome shotgun sequence genome:
- the LOC110644391 gene encoding protein LIGHT-DEPENDENT SHORT HYPOCOTYLS 10: MSGDRPKDSAEGSSRSGGDHQQQQLIPQPAPLSRYESQKRRDWNTFGQYLKNQRPPVSLSQCNCNHVLDFLRYLDQFGKTKVHLHGCVFFGQPDPPAPCTCPLRQAWGSLDALIGRLRAAYEEHGGSPETNPFGNGAIRVFLREVRECQAKARGIPYKKKKKKKNQIKPREDAKPSMQPA, encoded by the coding sequence atgTCAGGTGACAGACCTAAAGATTCTGCGGAAGGGTCCTCGCGATCCGGTGGTGATCATCAGCAGCAGCAGCTAATTCCTCAACCGGCTCCGTTGAGCCGTTACGAGTCACAGAAACGGCGGGATTGGAACACTTTCGGGCAGTATTTGAAGAACCAGAGACCGCCAGTGTCACTGTCGCAGTGTAACTGCAACCATGTTCTTGATTTCCTTCGGTATCTTGATCAGTTTGGGAAGACTAAGGTTCATCTACATGGGTGTGTGTTTTTTGGACAACCAGACCCTCCCGCTCCTTGCACTTGCCCTCTAAGGCAAGCTTGGGGAAGTCTTGATGCCCTAATCGGACGGCTAAGAGCTGCTTATGAGGAGCATGGAGGATCACCAGAGACAAATCCTTTTGGAAATGGGGCTATTCGTGTTTTTTTGCGCGAAGTGAGGGAGTGTCAGGCTAAGGCAAGAGGGATTCCatacaagaagaaaaagaagaagaagaatcaaATCAAGCCAAGAGAGGATGCAAAGCCTTCGATGCAGCCAGCTTAA